GTCGCGCACACCGTCACGCCACTCCCTTTGTACTCCTCCTCGCCCGGCACGCCAAGCCACCGGGCAGACGCGCCCGTCGCAATGATAACCGCCTTTGCGGCAAACGCTTCCTCCCCCGAGCGCAGGAGAAACACGCCTTCCCCCTTCTCCACCTTGTCTACTTGCTTGACAACAACCTTCGCACCGAAGCGCTCCGCCTGCTGCTTGGCCCGCATCACTAACTCAGGACCCAAGATGCCTTCAGGAAAGCCAGGAAAATTTTCCACCTCATTCGTCAGCATGAGCTGGCCTCCTTCAGCCATCCCTGAAAACACGAGGGGGTGGAGATTCCCCCTGGCAGAATAAATCGCGGCCGTCCAACCAGCAATACCTCCTCCAACGATGATGAGATTGTGCACATCCATACCCTGATGGACACCCCTGCCTTCTTTATAAATATTGTGCAGAACTGCTCACACCCTGCTCCACACCCCACTCGCCAGACACGCTTCCTACGCGTCACGCTCCTTACGCAGCTCACTCACGCCACCAAAGCGACTCCTCCTCACCGCACGAGAAACCAGCCTGAAAGCAAAAACGCATACACTGCATGCATGAACTAGCATAAACTACTAGCATAAACTATAAGAGACAGTCGCGCCTCCCTTTCTTGTTTCTCCGCATCTACAACGACACCCGCCGCTCACCAACCCTCACGAACCATGGCAACCACCACCGCACCCGCAGAAAACCCTCTTGCTGGAAAAAAGGCAACGCTCTACGAACCCTTCGAAAAAGGAGTTCCCGGCACGGTACGATGCAAGGCCTGCGCTCAACGCTGCATCATCCAACCAAGCAAACGAGGAGTTTGCGCCATTCGGGAAAACAGGAACGGCACCCTCTACCTCACCACGTACGGCAAGGCAGTAGGACTCCACCCCGACCCCATTGAGAAAAAACCACTCTTCCACTTCCTCCCAGGAACCCGGGCCCTCAGCTTCGGCACGGTCGGGTGCAACTTTCGCTGCGCGTTCTGCCAAAACCACGATATGAGCCAGGCTAGCAAAGACGGCATCTTCTTCGGAGAAGACGCCCAGCCGGAAGCCATCGTCGCCCTTGCAAAAAAACTCGGCTGCCACAGCATCGCCTACACGTACAACGAACCAGCGATCTTCATCGAATACGCTCACGACACCGCCCGCGCAGCGAAGCGAGCAGGCCTGCATAACGTCTTTGTTAGCAACGGCTACGAAACAGCAGAATCCTTCGAGTACATCAAGCCCTACCTTGACGCTATCAACATCGACCTCAAAGCATTCAACGATGACTTTTACCGGCGGCTCTGCGGTGCCCGCCTCGCGCCCGTTCTCGAAAGCATCAAACGCGTAGCCGCTACGACGGTGTGGGTGGAAATCACCACGCTCATCATCCCGGGAGAAAACGATCAGGAAGAAGAGCTTCGGCGCATTGCTGGCTTCATTGCAGGGATTGGCAAGCACATACCTTGGCACATTAGCAGGTTCTTCCCCCACTACCGCATGCAACAGACGCCACCAACCCCTCTTGAGACGCTGGAGCGAGCGTATCACATCGGTAAAGAAGCAGGACTTCACTACGTTTACGTCGGCAACGTCCACGACCCTGCCAAGCAACACACGTACTGCCCTCGCTGCGGCGAACTCCTTATCGAACGAGACGGCATGGACGCTACAACCGTCCACCTCACCAAGCCAGTCTGCCCTTCCTGCAAAGAAACCATCCACGTCATCCTCCCCTAAAAAAAAAAAACATCCACCCCCGAAAAAACCCCCTAAAAAAAGCGGCTCTCAACGAGAAGCACGCTTTGAGAGGCACCTGTTCCAATGAAAGAAAAACCATCAACCCCTCCAGAACACCCATCCGCACTTCCGGACGAGCTGACGCAAGAAGAAAAGCGCTGGCTCCTCACCTTGGCCAGAACAACCATCACGAACGTGTGCAAAGGAGAGCCCGCCCCGCGCCCATCGAACCCTCCTCAAAAAACCACCCTTCCCGGAGCAAGCTTCGTCACACTCACCAAGAACGGAACGCTCCGCGGATGCATTGGCACGCTTCATCCCTACCGCCCCCTCTTCGAAGACGTCGCAGCCAACGCAGCAGCCGCGGCAACCCTTGATCCCCGCTTCCCCCCCGTCACGCCAGAAGAACTCGATGATGTAACTATTGAGATTTCTCTCTTAACCACCCCACAACCCCTCGCGTTTTCATCGCCTGACGAGCTGCTCAGCATACTCGAAAAAGAGAAGCCTGGCGTCATCCTCTCAGATAAGGGCAGGAGCGCCACGTTTCTCCCGCAAGTGTGGGAGCAGCTCCCCCAACCTGAAGCATTCCTCGCTCACCTCTGCCTCAAGGCAGGGCTCCCCCCTGACGATTGGAGGACAAGCAAGACGGTACACGTAAAAACGTACCACGTCCAGAAATGGGGTGAACACCCTTCGTTCATCCGCCACCAACAACAACGCCGAGGCACGACGTCGAGACACGACCGCGGTTCACGCTAAAAGGCGAGCGCGGCGTACCCAACCACGGCACTCGTATCACCTGACGAGTCAGCGCTCGTCCCGTACGCGAGCAGCCTCGGCTTGCACCCCTCCTCCCTGCAACGCTGAGCCAACACGAGAAGGGGATGCCTGCCACACGCATCAACCTCGCCAAAACGATCCACGGCCAGCGCTTCCACGAGCTTGATAGCACGCTCGTCACGCCTCCTCGCGACGTCCTCAGGAAGGTAATGGCTCCAATCTGAACTAATCACCCATAGTGAAGAAGGATAGGCGCGCCTCAATGCCTGAGCAACGCGCCGGGCAGCATCCTCATCGACTTCGCCGACCAAGAGGGGAAGGATGCGCACCGTTGGATTGATTGCTTGCAGGAACGGCACTTGCACTTCAAGTGAGTGCTCCCGAACAAATGCTTCTGGCAAGCGGGCAAGCAAACCTTCCTGCTCAAGCGCTGCAAGACCGCTCGCCCTTTCCACCTCCACCACACCGAGCGGCGTGCGCCACTGATCATGCACATCTGCCGCCACGCCTCTGAAGGGAACGTAATGACTCGGCCCGAGCAAGATGACCGCCACGTCTTTTTTCGAGCACAAAGCGTCCCTGAGTGCAGAAAACCCCTCCGCTGCGAAAGGACCGGAAAAAACATACCCTGCGTGAGGAACGACAACCCCCCGCTCAGCACGGTCTTTGGTCTTTGCCCGCTTCAAAAGCGAAACCACCACTTCTCTCAAAGCAGCTTCAGACGCGGGATAAAACATCCCCGCTACTGCTGGCTCGCGAACAGCAACCACGCCCTCACCTCCACCTTCGTATCCTTTCCGCGTTTCACACGCTCCACCTCACCCTGCCATCACCCCCTCCGCACTGACACGCTCTTTTCTTCCTCACTCCCCTCGGGGGGTTTCTTCAAGAAAGGAGTTCTTCAAAGAACAAAAATCTTTCTTTTCCAAAACCGTCGCGCAGGTCTCGTTACCGCGTGTTGCACGAGAACAAAGCGTTTGCTGTGCAGGTTGGAAGGAGGACTGCTGCGTGGCGAGCTAGGAGGTGTGTTCTGAAGACTGCAAGATCTCGCTTACTTCGTGAAGCATTTTTCTTGCCAACCCCTTTGAAATCTTCAAGCGTTTCTTGAGCTCGTCGACCCCGAGCAGGCGAACATCTCGCAAGAGCAAGAGCCCTTCATCAATGCACGCCGAAACTTCCTTTCTCCCAAGCGTTGACAATATGCTTATTGGCCAGAGCTGCTTTTTGTCAATGAGCGCCTCCAAGCTTGCACGAGGCGGGTAGCGCCACCCCAAGAGCTCCACTCCTGCGCATTTCGCATACGCAATCGCTTGCAAAGAAAACTTTGTGTTCGTCACGAGCAAGACCTTAGAAAAAACGTGTCGTACATCATCGAACCTTGCCTTCACGTAAAGCGCTGTTTGAATTCTGCACATGGACCACGGCTTTTCGTGATGCTTGCACTCGACAAGGTACACCTCTCCTTTTTTCTCTGCGACAACGTCGACCTCGTGCTCCACGCACGTTCCTTTCACCGTTTTGTTCGTCTCAACGGAAAATCCGTGGTGCGCGAGGATGTGTGCAACGTACTTTTCAAACGCGTACCCTGCCGGTCCGAGCCGCATGAGGCCTCGCTTCAAGTCGTACTTCGCCGCGAGAGGAAAGTCCACCTTTTTGAGCAGGCGCATGGCAAGGCGGTAAATCTCCTTTGTGGAAATTCCTTCATAGAGCTTTTTCTCCACGGCCGCGATCACACGGTCAGCAACCTCGCTTGTCGCTCCGGCCCTTGCAAGGCTTCTTCGCAACTTGCCGGGGGAGAATGCTTCAACTTCGCCAGAGTACTTTCGTACATGCACTACCATTTCTTGTCTTATTTTACCTGTTCTTTCTTAAACATTTCTAAATAGTTCTGTTCTGCACGTGCTGCTTGGCAACACACACGGCAGGGCTCAAGAAAAGAAAGAAACAAGAAAAAAAAGAAAGTGAGGGAAAAAAACGCCAAAAACCGCTTTTCGTCGATGCGCACAGGCACACACGCTTGAGGAAATAAGCCCCCATGTCCTAAAAGAACGTAACGAGTACTCAACAAACCATACGAACCTGAAGTGATATTGCTTTTTTGGCGCTTCGCCGTTTGGAGCTAAAGGAGGTCGGCCCCTCCAGGACGGTAGAGCAGTTCAAGCTTTCGAAGTAAGTCGTCGAGAGGGCGCAACGACTCTACGCCTTGCTCGCCCCGCTCGTCCTCGAAGTAACCGAGACGCAGATGAGCAACAGAAGCACAGCGCTCGCTGGCCTGCCTTTCTGATCTCTTGCGCACGGAGCTGGCGGCGCCTTCTCCGCCGGCGCTTCCCTCGCCGGAAAGATAGACAGCATCGGGGGAGCGGCCGTAGCTCCTTGCTTGCGGGTCGAAACGCTCAAAGAGCCCCTCGCTGTTCAAGACGCCCCTGTCTTCTCTCAGGCAGTACCTCGCCGAACGAGCTGCGCCCTCCAGCAGGGCTGCGCTCTCACTTGTTGAGCCTCCTCTCGGCGATGGGGAGGGCGTCTTCTTCGCCTTTTTGACCAGCTCATTATACACTTCCCTCCATGGTTCCTGATAGCCCAGGCACCGTCCTTCCTCCTCGATACGGCTGCGCAGGGCACAGAGAAGATTGAATGCCTTGGTCGGATTCGCAAAGAGGCGGGCTGAGGCGGCAATGAACGCGGCCTCTTTAGGAGAACATACTCCGCTGAGTGTGGAGACGTGCACGCGCGAGAGGTATTCGCCTATTTGTGCTGCTTCTTCTTCCTCTGCGAGGCCGCTCCTGCGCATGTATTCTATGACTTGGGCTTCAAAATACGCTTCTGCGTCCTTCATGTTCAAGCCAAGGTGTAAACAAAAACTCCTTAATAAATATTTTCCAACATAACTTTTAAAAAATACCTATTAAAACACTTGCTTTTTTTATAAAGCATTTATAAACAAGGCGTTGATTGCGAAAAAGAACACAAAAAAACGAGCTCGCCACGCGCCAACGCCATTTTTAAACCCTTGCGACTTTCTCATCTTCCTTCAAACCCAAAAAAAAACCATGTGCGGCATCATAGGAGCATTCAACCACGAAGACGCAACCACCATCATCACTGCCGGCCTCGAACTCATCAAACATCGCGGCAGAGACGGATGCGGACTCTACGATGGAACAACACTCCAACACGCGCACACGCCAAACGACATCACCCCCTCACCCAGCCCTAACCAAGTCGCCCACGTCCTTCACAGCATCGTCGGCCACGCGTCGCAACCCCTCCTCTCAGAGAACGCCTGCCTCGTTGCGAACTGCGAAATTTACAACTGGAAAACACTCTGCAAGGAAGAGCACATCACCGCTAAAAACGACGCACACCTCCTCCTTGCTCTGCTGGACAAGTACGGCATTGAACAAACACTCACACGTATTAGAGGCGTCTACGCATTCTGCTACTGGAAACAAGACGAAGCATGGCTTGCCAGAGACATCATCGGCATAAAACCACTCTGGTACGCCAACACGCCTCAAGGATTCTGCTTCGCCTCAGAAAAAAAAGCCCTTCCTCCCGGCGCAAGAGAGCTGTGCCCGCGAACACTCCTCCGCTACCGCCTCGCCACAAAGACCCTCGACGAAACAACCCGGCCATTCTTCACCATTCAAGAACGAGAACACGACCTGAACGCAGCAGCAAAAACACTCTCCACACTTATCGAAACAGCAGTGCGCATTCGCATCCCGGAAAAAAAAACAGGCATCCTCTTCAGCGGGGGGTTAGACTCCAGCCTCATCGCCTTCCTCCTCAAGCGCTCGGGCGTCAATTGCGCGTGCTACACCGTCACGACAAGCCAGCGCAGCCCTGTCGTGGCGCGGGCAAAAAAAGCAGCCTGCCTCCTCGGACTCGACCTCAACCTCATCACCATCAACAAAGAAGACATCGCAAGAAACCTCCCCGCCATCCTCGGACTCATCGAGGACTCCAACCCGGTCAAAGCAAGCGTCGCCATCACCACGTTCTTCGCGAGCAAAAAAGCAGCACGCGACGGCAACAAAGTCATTTTCAGCGGCGCCGGCGCTGACGAACTCTTTGCCGGCTACACACGCATAAAAAAAGAACGTAACACCATCAACAAGGACTGCTACTCTGAACTGCTGAAGACCTACGAGAAAAACACATACCGCGACGACGTGATCACCATGCACCACTGCCTCGAACTGCGAACACCCTACCTCGACACGGACATCGCCACGTACGCTTTCAACCTCCACCCCAGCCTCAAAGCCGACACCACAGGAGAGGACAAAATCGTCCTTCGACGAGCAGCACACCTCCTCGGACTCCCTGCCGAGCTCTGCTCAACACCCAAAAAAGCAACGCAGTACGACAGCGGCACGACCAAGGCACTCACCACGCTCGCAAAGGAAGCTCGCACAACACAAGCAGGCTTCCTCCAACGCATACGCCCCGCCCCCAACCCCCGCCTCGCCATCCTCCTGAGCGGAGGAAAAGACAGCCTCTACGCTGCCTTCATCATGCAACGCATGAACTACCCCCTCACGTGCGCAGTCATCCTCGAGAGCGCCAATAAAGACTCGTTCATGTTCCACACCCCCAACATCTCCCTCGCAAAACTCCAAGCAGAATCCATGAACCTCCCCGTCGTTCTCCAACCAACCAGCGGGACCAAAGAAGAAGAACTCAACGACCTGCACGCCGCCCTCAAACGCGCACGCGACCAGCACAGCGTGGAAGGCATCGTTACCGGCGCCATTGCGAGCAACTATCAACGAGACAGAATCGAAGCAGTCGCTGACCGGCTCGGACTCAAAACGTTCTCGCCACTCTGGCACACCAACCAAGAACAGGAGCTGCGAGACCTCCTCAACGCAGGATTCACCATCATCCTCTCCAGCATTGCAGCAGACGGCCTGGACAAAACGTGGCTCGGCAGAGAACTCACCACTGCCGATGTAGACGCGCTCGCAAAGCTCCACGCAAAAAACCGCATCAACATCGCCGGGGAAGGAGGCGAGTTTGAAAGCCTCGTCACGGACTGCCCCCTCTTCACCAAAACACTCCGTATCGAGCAAGCCCGCACGGAAATGGAGAACGAACACACAGGGAGACTTATTATCACGCGCGCCGTCCTCAAACCCAAAAACCCCTCCTCAGAACACCTCCCCCTCCGTCACGCAGACACCCATTAGAAAAAAACACAACACCGCAAAAAAAAGGCCGGCCAAGACAAAAAAAAAGAAGAAAAAAAAAAGATTCGAGTAGCAACCCTCCCTTCTTAATCGCTCCAGGCAAGCAAGCCAAGCACGATGAGATTCACCAGAGGGATGGCCATGAGAATGCCCCACCAACCTGGCTTGCCCCTCGCCTCAGCAATAAGCCAAAACCACCAAACAATCAGGGCAAGAAAAATAAACGGGCCAACAAAAGGCACGATGAAAAGGATAATCGCAACGAAATACCACCACGGGAGCTTAGCTATTGTCGGAAGATAACACACCTTCACGAACGGAAGCCACGCAATCCACGGATTCGGAGCGCCGACCTTCTTCGCAATCGACCAAAGCGCCCACGAAACGTAGACGTACGAGGCGAGAGGGAGCAACAAAAGCAAAACCAACACCCCCATCCCGAGGCCGAGGATCGCGCTTGCCCCCCCTCCAGCTATCAATGAACCAATAATATCTCCCACTGCCACGGTATCACCTCACCAACAACCCAAGCAAGCACATTTAAAAAACTTTCGCAAAAAACGCGGCTCTGGACCGTCTAAACACGATTCTCAATACGCAGAATGCTTCCTTGCGCAAAGTAATTCCTCTCCTCCACGCCAATGAGGGAATAGAGCGCCTTGGGCACGCCAATATCCGCTACGAACAACTGCGCACCCAACGACACACACCCCTTGCGAGGCAAAGCCAGAAACACAACGTGCGACGCAGTAACGAACGGAGAAAAAACAGGACCCCTATCACCATCCACCCCGGAAGGCACATCACACGCAACAACAGGGACGCCTCGCTTCCGAGCACGATTCGCTTCCTCGATAAACGCGTCAAAAGGCGGCCTCGGCGCTCCGCGAAGATTATACCCTAACAGAGCATCCAGCACTACATCCGCCTCTTCGCACACCTTCCGTGCAGCAAGAACACCCGAAGCGCAAGGAATGCCTACCCGCCTCGCTGCTGACACGTGCACGCCGGGAAGGCCGCCGAGCTCATCACGTACCAAGGCCACGCTCGGAAAAAACCCTTTGTTATACAAATGCCTCGCCGCGACAAGACCGTCTCCGCCATTATTGCCCCTCCCCACCAGCACCGCAACGCGACGCCGCCGAGGAAAACTCAACCGAATAAACTCGGCCACGTGAAAACCTGCAAGCTCCATCATAGAAGCAACACCGATGTTAAAGCGCTCAACCATCAAGCGATCCAAGTCGGCCAACTGCTGCCTCGACGCGAACGGCACATTCCCTTTTGGAAACAACACAGCCACGACAAGAAAAAAATGAACCGCGACTTTTAAATGCTTCTTTCTCGCAAAAACCCCCTTCCGAAAAGCACGTGCCACGCTGCACGTGGCAGAGAAAAAAAAACTTCCTTTCGCAACATTTAAGAAACAACCACCTTTCTAAAAAAAAATGGAGGGCGCAGGAGACCACAGGCCAAACAACACCACACAAAACACTCCACAAGGCACGCAAAACACCAGCCAAGACATACAAACAAGCAAGACCGCAGCAACCACGCCTCCACGAAAGAAAGACGCCGCGCAGCACCCGCCCGGTGAAGAGGACGCGCGTTGGAACGTGGAAGACATCCTCCACGGCAAATCACCGGAAGAACTCAGAGAAGAACTCCAACGCCTCGTCACCGAATTCTGCACCCATCAAGGAAAACTCGACGGCATGCCGCCCTCGGCATTACGAGAACTCTTCGACCTGAAGGAACGCATCCTCGTTGCCAGCTCACGCCTCGAATCATACTACACCCTCCGCTTCTGCGAAGACACCCGCAACGCGAAAATTCGAGCACAAAAAAACAACACCGACCAGTTCCTCACCCACCTTGCCAACAACCTCCTCTTCTTCCCCCTCTGGCTCACCCACCTGCCCAACGAGGAGGCCGACCAATACCTCGCTTCACCAGAACTCCAACCCTACCACCACTACATCAAAACCCTGCGCAAACAAAAACCCTACCTCAAAACAGAAGACGTCGAACAAGTCATCAATACAAAAAACTCGACAGGCAGCGAAGCACTCACCAAACTCTACAACATCATCACCAGCAACCTCACCTTCCCCTTCCAAGGAAGGAACATCACTGCCGAAGAGATCAAAGCACACTTTCAAAACCAGGACCCCGCCGCGCGGGCAGAAGCCTACAGCTCCTACCTCACAGGCATTGGAAAAGAAAGCATCATCCTCAGCGAAATCTACACCAGCATCATACAAGACTGGGTAAACGAAGAACTCACGCTGCGCGGCCACCAAACACCAATCAGCCCAAGAAACCTCGCCAACGACCTCCCAGACGAAGCAGTCAACACCCTCATCGCCACGGTACGCAAACACAGCAGCGTCTTCATCCCCTACTTTCAGCTAAAACACGAGCTCAACAGGAAAGCAGGGCAAACGTACCCCTACTCCAGAGAACACCTCTACGCACCCTACGCACACGCGCCGAAGAAGACCTACCCGTTCAGCAACGCAAAAAGCATCGCTTTTGAAACCTACAACTCCTTCGACAAACGCTTCGCTGACGCGGCGCGGCGCATCTTCAACGAACGCCACATCGACGCCCACCCAAGGCCAGGAAAAAGAGGCGGCGCCTTCTGCTCAGCAATTGACACAGCAACCACGCCGTACATCCTCCTCAACCACACCGGAACCTTCAACGACCTCTTCACCCTCGTCCACGAACTCGGCCACGGCATTCACGACATCTTCGCCATGAAACAAAACAACCTCGTCTACCACCCTCCCCTCCCCCTCGCAGAAACCGCCAGCACGTTCGGAGAACTGCTCCTCTCAGAAAAAATCCTCGCAGAAAGCACTTCTCGCGAAGAACGCATAACCGCCCTCATCCACCTCATCGACGGATTCTGGCAGACCATCGTACGCCAAGCCTACTTCATCATCTTTGAACAACAAGCCCACCTACGCATACAAAAAGGCGCGACGAAAGACGAACTCGAAGAACTCTACCTCGCCCTCCTCAAAGAACAAGTAGGAGACATGAACATCCCTGATTACTTCAAACACGAATGGAACGCCATACCCCACATCTACGAAACACCCTTCTACTGCTACGCGTACGCGTGGGGGAACCTCCTCGTCCTCTCACTCTACACCCAATACAAAAAACAAGGACGCCCCTTCATTGACGCATACCACTCGTTTCTCAGCGCAGGAGGCAGCAAAGCCCCTCTCGACCTCCTCAACGACATGGGGTTTGACGCCACGAAGCCTTCCTTTTGGGAAGACGGCATAACAACCATCAAATCGTACATCGCACAACTCGAGCACATCGCATAACAACACGATCGCGACACCCAATGACCGCAGCAATCCCCCCCTGCCCCCTCTTTGGACAGTGCGGGGGGTGCTCAACCCAGCACCTCCCCTACCCAACCCAATTGGCAAACAAGCAAGCCACAGTCCAAGCCCTCCTCAAACGCTACGACCTCCCCCTCTCCGACAACCCCCCGCCCATCCATGCAAGCACGCCCTACGCATACCGCAACAGGATGGACTTCATCACCACCCTGCAAGGCCTAGCCCTCCGAAAAAAAGGCAGGTTTGACAGGACCGTCCCCGTAGCGACCTGCCCCATCGCGAACCAGCACGTTAATGCCTTGCTCAAAGAAGTCAACGAATGGATCAAAAAAAACAACCAACACATCGACGTCTTCAACATCAAAAAAGCGACGGGCACCCTACGCTACGCAGTCATACGCGCAAGCCACAACGCCCCATCCAGCAGCATCACCTTCGTCTTTAACGAAGAAAGCACCAAGCAAGCACAGCAACGATCGCTCATTGACGCGTTTGCAAAAACCACAGCAGCAAACAACGTTCTCATCGCTCAAACACCGCCTAAGCGAGACACAAGCACCTCACCACACCACTACGCCATCAAAGGAACACCACACCTTACAGAACTACTCCTTGGCAAACCATTTCAGTACCACTCGCAAAGCTTCTTCCAAAACAACACCGCGGTAACAGAAGCAATGCTCGCCCACGCCAAACAACTCCTCTCAAACAATCGTCTTAACAACGCAACCCTCCTTGACCTCTACGCCGGCGTGGGGACATTCGGCCTCTCCCTCGCAGACGAGTTTCACACCACCATCCTTGTCGAATCAAGCCCTGAAAGCGTTGCGTGCGCAAGGCACAACGTGCAAGCCCTCCAGTGCAAAAACACACACGTCCTCGAACACGACTGCACCAACCTCTCCTCCCTTTCCGAAGCGACGCGCAAGCTGCGTTCCGACGAATCGCCCCTCCACGTCATAACCGATCCGCCTCGTGCAGGCATGCCCGACAAAACATGGCAAGCCCTCCTCCACCTTCAACCCGCAACCATCACGTACATCAGCTGCAACCCTTCCGAGCTCGCAAAAGAACTGGCAAGGATCAAACACGCATACACCCTCACGAGCATCAAGCTCTTCGACCTCTTCCCCCAAACAAGCCACGTCGAAGCCATCGCCCACCTCAAACGACAATAAAAAAAAAAAAGCTTCGCCCTCCCCACCGCACGAAAACCACCCATCAAAAAAAAAGGAATGCTTAAAAAAGAAACAGTGCAAGAAAAGCGGAAGGAACGAACAAAAGCAGCCAAGGAGAAACCCCCAATGAATACAACACCCCCCAGCAGAGAACTCGCCTACGCACAATCCCTCCAACTCCTCATCGCCTGCTCAAGCCCGGACGGCTTTCTTGCATCAACAACCAATACAGCAAACTACCAGCGCGTGTGGGCGAGAGACTCAATGATTTGCTCACTCGCAGCCCTCCTCAGCGACGACGCATACCTCATCGGCCAGGTCAAAAAAAGCCTGGTCACCCTCATGCGCTACCAGCACAGACAAGGAGAAATCCCCAGCAACGTGGACGTCAAACAAAAAAAAGTAAGCTACGGGGGGAGCGCAGGACGCGTCGACGCGACGCTGTGGTTCCTCGTCGGCTTCGGCCAATACGTCAAACGCACAAACGACATAGCCTTCCTCAAGCGGTACTACCCGCACTTCAGAAAAGCCATCGACCTCGTACGCCTCTACGAATTCAACCACAAACACCTCATCTACGTCCCCATCAGCGGAGACTGGGCAGACGAGTACATCCAAGAAGGATACACCCTCTACGACGAACTCCTCTACTACCAAGCCTTCAAAGAGTTTGTCTGGCTCAGAAAAAAACTGCGAAAACGCGCAGAAAAATACGAAGAAAAAGCCAAACACATCAAAAAAGTCATCATCACCAACTTCCAACTCAAAAAAAGCAACTTATGCTCGCCCTACCTCTACAACAAAATCGTCTACAAAAGAGCGCTACAACACAAACGCTCCCCGACACCCTACTTCCTCCCCTGCTTCAACCCGGGCGGGTACTACACCCACTTCGACGCTTTCGCCAACGCCCTCACCATTCTCTTGCACATCGCAACACCCGCCGAACGAGAAAGACTCAAACGCTACCTTAAACGAAACTTCATCAAACACACACGAGGCCT
This window of the Candidatus Woesearchaeota archaeon genome carries:
- the rlmD gene encoding 23S rRNA (uracil(1939)-C(5))-methyltransferase RlmD, which gives rise to MTAAIPPCPLFGQCGGCSTQHLPYPTQLANKQATVQALLKRYDLPLSDNPPPIHASTPYAYRNRMDFITTLQGLALRKKGRFDRTVPVATCPIANQHVNALLKEVNEWIKKNNQHIDVFNIKKATGTLRYAVIRASHNAPSSSITFVFNEESTKQAQQRSLIDAFAKTTAANNVLIAQTPPKRDTSTSPHHYAIKGTPHLTELLLGKPFQYHSQSFFQNNTAVTEAMLAHAKQLLSNNRLNNATLLDLYAGVGTFGLSLADEFHTTILVESSPESVACARHNVQALQCKNTHVLEHDCTNLSSLSEATRKLRSDESPLHVITDPPRAGMPDKTWQALLHLQPATITYISCNPSELAKELARIKHAYTLTSIKLFDLFPQTSHVEAIAHLKRQ
- a CDS encoding glycogen debranching protein encodes the protein MLKKETVQEKRKERTKAAKEKPPMNTTPPSRELAYAQSLQLLIACSSPDGFLASTTNTANYQRVWARDSMICSLAALLSDDAYLIGQVKKSLVTLMRYQHRQGEIPSNVDVKQKKVSYGGSAGRVDATLWFLVGFGQYVKRTNDIAFLKRYYPHFRKAIDLVRLYEFNHKHLIYVPISGDWADEYIQEGYTLYDELLYYQAFKEFVWLRKKLRKRAEKYEEKAKHIKKVIITNFQLKKSNLCSPYLYNKIVYKRALQHKRSPTPYFLPCFNPGGYYTHFDAFANALTILLHIATPAERERLKRYLKRNFIKHTRGLIPAFWPVITPGHPHWDELRNNYATAFRNKPHEYHNGGLWPMITGMWAAAFAKNDKQLAEQLLDAINTANQKCTTRKEAWCFYEYHNSKTFKPRGTKHQAWSAAAGIIAHQTIAKKKPLFLTTT